A stretch of the Larimichthys crocea isolate SSNF chromosome IX, L_crocea_2.0, whole genome shotgun sequence genome encodes the following:
- the si:ch211-282j22.3 gene encoding ER degradation-enhancing alpha-mannosidase-like protein 3 yields the protein MRSIGDKPCWELVHTSGAGMMLKTLLMITSLLGWARCQESQQSMTPEEKTVIRDQIVEMFDHAYGSYMKYAYPADELMPLSCRGRVRGQEPNRGDIDDSLGKFSLTLIDTLDTLVVLNKLDEFEDAVRKTVSDVRLDNDVVVSVFETNIRVLGGLLGAHVMADLLRQRGERMQWYRDELLHMAKELGHRLLPAFNTTSGLPYPKVNLRYGVLNPLSRTGTESDTCTACAGTMILEFAALSRLSGESVFEANARKALDVLWERRQRGSDLVGTVINIHNEEWVRRDSGVGAGIDSYYEYLMKAYILLGDNVFLERFNIHYSAIMKYISQPPLLLNVHMHNPTVSVRSWMDSLLAFFPGLQVLRGDLKPAIETHEMLYQVTKQHKFLPEAFTTEFRVHWGQHLLRPEFAESTYYLYKATGDPYYLRVGQSIVEKLNAYARVPCGFAAVQDVRTGTHEDRMDSFFLAEMFKYLYLLFSEKSELPIDIDDYIFTTEAHLLPVSLSTTKPPCQGNNTETVPVSQEEDLFTHSCPSMETLFPNNPSFAKTIRDGYKYLTGVGRAFHPLPIREIELPLHDNGLEPAEFLRSMGISLTPLNEVITRGTGSPKEHKGVYRVKFVAEVSQTSEEEEVVPHVVQLISPPFLGRTVLTAGPAKFGMDLTKQEHGVKGSIVKASPYTACGPVDNAAELKGHIALALRGDCMFAAKARRLQEAGAIGVIFLDHREGSNSEETPLFQMVGDGDSTEDITLPLVFLFSREGAVLTAALEEHHNVDVLLLPKERQLGHDKTEKPVGMNIKLRLAEEGELEEGASRGPTLEFILEKEEVLLKVEDEEELRGQQQFCTKTAEDDRTELCSEGSSPTPNSDSEPDTNP from the exons ATGAGGAGTATAGGAGATAAACCGTGCTGGGAACTGGTCCACACTTCAGGCGCAGGGATGATGCTAAAGACCCTACTGATGATCACCAGTCTCCTCGGCTGGGCGAGATGTCAAGAGAGCCAGCAGAGCATGACACCAGAGGAGAAGACTGTCATCAG GGATCAGattgttgaaatgtttgatCACGCTTACGGCAGTTACATG aaatATGCCTATCCAGCAGATGAGCTGATGCCTCTAAGCTGCAGGGGGAGAGTCCGTGGCCAGGAGCCCAATAGAGGGGACATAGATGACTCCTTGGGGAA GTTTTCTCTCACACTGATCGACACCCTTGATACCCTGGTG gtgCTAAACAAGCTTGATGAGTTTGAGGACGCCGTGAGGAAGACTGTGAGTGACGTACGCCTAGACAACGATGTggtggtgtctgtgtttgagaCCAACATCAGAGTTTTAGG AGGGCTTTTAGGAGCCCACGTGATGGCTGACCTGTTACGGCAGCGTGGGGAGAGAATGCAGTGGTATCGTGATGAGCTCCTACACATGGCCAAAGAGCTGGGCCATCGATTACTGCCTGCCTTTAACACCACAAGTGGCCTTCCTTACCCAAag GTGAATCTGCGGTATGGAGTCCTAAATCCACTTTCACGCACAGGCACTGAATCGGACACCTGCACAGCATGTGCTGGAACGATGATCCTGGAGTTTGCTGCCCTCAGCAGACTGTCAGGAGAGTCTGTGTTTGAG gcAAATGCAAGGAAGGCTCTGGACGTCCTctgggagaggagacagagaggaagtgacTTGGTGGGGACTGTTATCAATATCCATAATGAAGAATGGGTCCGGAGGG ACAGTGGCGTTGGTGCCGGTATCGACTCATACTATGAATATCTGATGAAGGCCTACATTCTTCTAGGAGACAATGTTTTTCTGGAGAGGTTCAACATT CACTACAGTGCCATTATGAAGTACATCAGTCAGCCTCCCCTGCTGCTCAATGTACACATGCACAACCCCACTGTGAGCGTGCGCAGCTGGATGGACTCTCTCCTGGCATTCTTCCCTGGCTTGCAG GTTTTGAGAGGGGATCTGAAACCAGCTATTGAGACTCATGAAATGCTTTACCAAGTCACCAAACAGCACAAGTTTCTTCCAGAG GCTTTCACTACAGAGTTTAGAGTTCATTGGGGCCAGCACCTATTGAGACCAGAGTTTGCAGAAAGCACCTACTACCTCTATAAG GCCACTGGTGACCCCTACTACCTCAGAGTGGGACAGTCCATTGTGGAAAAGCTCAATGCCTATGCCAGGGTGCCTTGCGGGTTTGCTGCTGTGCAAGATGTCCGTACTGGGACACATGAAGACAG GATGGACTCGTTCTTTCTGGCAGAGATGTTTAAATACCTGTACCTGCTGTTTTCGGAAAAGAGTGAGCTACCCATCGATATTGATGACTACATCTTTACCACAGAGGCTCATCTCCTCCCTGTATCTCTCTCCACCACTAAACCACCCTGTCAAGGAAACAATACG GAGACAGTTCCTGTCTCTCAAGAGGAAGATCTGTTCACACACTCCTGTCCTAGCATGGAGACGCTGTTCCCCAACAACCCTTCATTTGCCAAAACCATCCGGGATGGCTACAAGTACCTCACTGGGGTGGGACGAGCCTTCCACCCCTTACCTATCAGGGAAATTGAACTACCGCTTCATGATAATGGCCTGGAGCCAGCAGAGTTCTTGAGAAGCATGGGCATTTCTCTCACTCCACTCAATGAAGTCATAACAAGAGGCACCGGAAGTCCGAAG GAGCATAAAGGAGTGTACCGGGTTAAATTTGTGGCAGAAGTAAGCCAGAcatcggaggaggaggaagtagtGCCTCATGTAGTTCAACTAATATCACCGCCATTTCTGGGAAGGACGGTTCTCACAGCGGGACCTGCCAAGTTTGGAATGGACCTCACTAAGCAGGAGCACGGG GTGAAGGGCAGCATAGTGAAAGCTTCTCCGTACACTGCATGTGGGCCAGTAGATAATGCAGCGGAGCTTAAAGGCCACATTGCTCTGGCATTGCGTGGTGACTGCATGTTCGCTGCAAAAGCTCGTCGTCTGCAGGAGGCAGGAGCCATAGGAGTCATCTTTCTAG ACCACCGTGAAGGAAGTAACAGCGAGGAGACTCCCCTGTTCCAGATGGTTGGAGATGGCGACTCCACCGAAGACATCACTTTGCCTTTGGTCTTCCTGTTTAGCCGTGAGGGTGCTGTGCTTACAGCTGCACTGGAGGAACATCACAATGTGgacgtgctgctgctgcccaaGGAGAGGCAGCTGGGACATG ATAAGACAGAAAAACCTGTCGGCATGAACATCAAACTCCGCCTGGCAGAGGAAGGGGAGCTGGAGGAAGGGGCATCCAGAGGGCCCACCTTGGAGTTTATCTTAGAGAAAGAAGAGGTGCTTCTTAAGgtagaggatgaagaagagctCAGAGGACAGCAACAGTTCTgcacaaagacagcagaggatGACAGAACAGAACTATGTTCAGAGGGTTCATCTCCAACCCCAAACTCTGACAGTGAACCAGACACAAACCCGTGA
- the anxa3b gene encoding annexin A3, translating into MSVWDDLDLLLDSPSSLTVTSSARGTVKDKATFKVEEDVSALRKAIEGIGTTEKTLIEVLTQRSNAQRQLTAKAYEKATGRTLVADLEGDTHGDFEDLLVALVTPPAVYDCQEVIKAIKGAGTTESTLTEIFASRSNRQIKALSEAYLAETGRSMIHDLQSEVSGDYGKALLILAEGKRDESTNVDAAKAKADAKALYEAGEKKWGTDEGKFIDILCHRSIPQLRQTLVEYKNISKKTLQESIESEMSGELEKLLVAVVKCVKNVPAYLAERLFKSMKGAGTTESTLIRIITSRSEIDLLDIRAEYKKLFGYTLYSQLESEVSGSFGDTLKQLCGQD; encoded by the exons ATGTCTGTTTGG GATGACTTGGACCTGCTCTTGGACTCTCCCTCCTCACTGACTGTGACA TCCAGTGCAAGAGGAACTGTGAAAGACAAGGCAACCTTCAAAGTGGAGGAGGATGTGTCTGCACTGAGGAAGGCCATAGAGGGCATTG GTACGACAGAAAAGACACTAATCGAGGTGTTGACCCAAAGAAGTAACGCTCAGCGTCAGCTCACTGCTAAGGCCTATGAGAAAGCAACAGGAAGG ACATTAGTAGCTGACTTGGAGGGCGACACTCACGGAGACTTTGAGGATCTGTTAGTGGCCTTGGTGACGCCTCCTGCTGTCTACGACTGTCAAGAAGTCATCAAAGCCATCAAG GGTGCAGGGACCACAGAGAGTACGCTGACAGAAATCTTTGCCTCAAGATCCAACCGACAGATCAAGGCCCTGTCTGAAGCATACCTCGCAG AAACCGGAAGATCGATGATTCATGATCTGCAGTCAGAGGTGTCTGGGGATTATGGCAAAGCACTGTTGATTCTGGCTGAG GGGAAGAGAGATGAGAGCACCAATGTGGATGCAGCCAAAGCTAAAGCAGATGCTAAG gcCCTGTATGAAGCAGGGGAGAAGAAATGGGGAACTGATGAGGGAAAGTTTATTGACATCCTCTGCCACAGGAGTATTCCTCAACTTCGACAGA CTCTGGTAGAGTACAAGAATATTAGTAAGAAGACTTTGCAGGAGAGCATTGAGAGCGAGATGTCCGGAGAACTGGAGAAGCTACTAGTGGCTGTTG ttaagtgtgtgaaaaatgttccTGCCTACCTCGCAGAGAGGCTGTTTAAGAGCATGAAG GGTGCAGGGACAACAGAGTCCACTCTGATCAGGATAATAACCAGTCGCTCAGAGATCGACTTGTTGGACATCAGAGCCGAGTACAAGAAGCTGTTTGGATACACCCTCTACTCCCAGTTAGAG TCTGAAGTGTCTGGCAGTTTCGGCGACACCCTCAAACAACTATGTGGCCAAGACTAA
- the rcl1 gene encoding RNA 3'-terminal phosphate cyclase-like protein isoform X1 yields MASHGLTYDGCNFFRQRLVLSTLSGKRVKIKNIRSKDDDPGLRDFEASFIRLLDKVTNGSRIEINQTGTVLFYQPGLLHGGPIEHDCNTQRSIGYYLEALLMLAPFMKTSLKATLRGVTNDPSDPTVDLLKSTALPVMKKFGIDGDGFELKVLKRGMAPGGGGEVVFTCPVRRTIRPVQLTDPGKIKRIRGVAYSVRVSPQMANRIVESARGVLNQFIPDIYIHTDHMKGPNSGKSPGFGLTLVAETLNGSFLSAEMASTPQGQGDPILPEDLGRNCAKLLLEEVYRGGCVDSSNQSLALLLMTLGQQDVSKVLLGPLSPYTIEFLRHIRDFFQIMFKIEVQKPSEDTRKGGDKILMTCVGVGYSNINKTIK; encoded by the exons atgGCAAGCCACGGGCTCACGTACGACGGCTGTAATTTCTTCAGGCAGCGGCTGGTTTTGTCCACGCTGAGCGGGAAGCGGGTCAAGATCAAGAACATCAGGTCTAAAGATGACGACCCGGGGCTGCGCg ATTTTGAAGCCAGCTTCATCAGACTGCTAGACAAAGTGACCAATGGCTCCAGAATAGAGATTAACCAAAcag GTACCGTGTTGTTCTACCAGCCTGGCTTGTTGCACGGCGGCCCTATAGAACATGACTGTAACACGCAGCGCTCGATTGGTTACTATCTGGAGGCTCTTCTCATGCTGGCTCCGTTCATGAAGACCTCTCTGAAGGCCACGCTAAGGGGAGTCACCAACGACCCTTCCGACCCGACG GTCGACCTGCTGAAGTCCACAGCCCTCCCTGTGATGAAGAAGTTTGGCATCGATGGAGACGGCTTTGAACTCAAG GTTTTAAAGAGGGGGATGGCACCCGGTGGGGGAGGAGAAGTAGTTTTTACATGTCCCGTCCGCAGGACCATCAGACCTGTACAGCTGACTGACCCAGGAAAGATCAAGAGGATCAGAGGAGTGGC ATATTCTGTGCGAGTCTCTCCTCAGATGGCCAACAGGATAGTGGAGTCAGCCCGGGGCGTTCTCAACCAGTTCATTCCAGACATCTACATCCACACCGACCACATGAAGGGACCCAACTCTGGCAA GTCTCCAGGTTTTGGTCTCACCCTGGTGGCAGAGACGCTAAACGGCTCCTTCCTCAGTGCTGAGATGGCGTCCACGCCGCAGGGGCAGGGAGACCCCATACTACCAGAGGACCTCGGCAGGAACTGTGCCAAGCTGCTTTTGGAGGAGGTGTATCGG GGTGGCTGCGTGGATTCATCCAATCAAAGCCTGGCGCTGCTCTTGATGACCCTTGGCCAACAGGACGTGTCGAAGGTTCTGCTCGGTCCCCTCTCCCCGTACAC GATTGAGTTCCTCAGACACATTAGAGATTTCTTCCAGATCATGTTCAAGATTGAGGTTCAGAAACCTTCAGAAGACACaaggaaaggaggagacaaGATCCTGATGACCTGTGTAGGAGTAGGTTAcagcaacataaacaaaaccatcaaataa
- the rcl1 gene encoding RNA 3'-terminal phosphate cyclase-like protein isoform X2, with the protein MLAPFMKTSLKATLRGVTNDPSDPTVDLLKSTALPVMKKFGIDGDGFELKVLKRGMAPGGGGEVVFTCPVRRTIRPVQLTDPGKIKRIRGVAYSVRVSPQMANRIVESARGVLNQFIPDIYIHTDHMKGPNSGKSPGFGLTLVAETLNGSFLSAEMASTPQGQGDPILPEDLGRNCAKLLLEEVYRGGCVDSSNQSLALLLMTLGQQDVSKVLLGPLSPYTIEFLRHIRDFFQIMFKIEVQKPSEDTRKGGDKILMTCVGVGYSNINKTIK; encoded by the exons ATGCTGGCTCCGTTCATGAAGACCTCTCTGAAGGCCACGCTAAGGGGAGTCACCAACGACCCTTCCGACCCGACG GTCGACCTGCTGAAGTCCACAGCCCTCCCTGTGATGAAGAAGTTTGGCATCGATGGAGACGGCTTTGAACTCAAG GTTTTAAAGAGGGGGATGGCACCCGGTGGGGGAGGAGAAGTAGTTTTTACATGTCCCGTCCGCAGGACCATCAGACCTGTACAGCTGACTGACCCAGGAAAGATCAAGAGGATCAGAGGAGTGGC ATATTCTGTGCGAGTCTCTCCTCAGATGGCCAACAGGATAGTGGAGTCAGCCCGGGGCGTTCTCAACCAGTTCATTCCAGACATCTACATCCACACCGACCACATGAAGGGACCCAACTCTGGCAA GTCTCCAGGTTTTGGTCTCACCCTGGTGGCAGAGACGCTAAACGGCTCCTTCCTCAGTGCTGAGATGGCGTCCACGCCGCAGGGGCAGGGAGACCCCATACTACCAGAGGACCTCGGCAGGAACTGTGCCAAGCTGCTTTTGGAGGAGGTGTATCGG GGTGGCTGCGTGGATTCATCCAATCAAAGCCTGGCGCTGCTCTTGATGACCCTTGGCCAACAGGACGTGTCGAAGGTTCTGCTCGGTCCCCTCTCCCCGTACAC GATTGAGTTCCTCAGACACATTAGAGATTTCTTCCAGATCATGTTCAAGATTGAGGTTCAGAAACCTTCAGAAGACACaaggaaaggaggagacaaGATCCTGATGACCTGTGTAGGAGTAGGTTAcagcaacataaacaaaaccatcaaataa
- the ak3 gene encoding GTP:AMP phosphotransferase AK3, mitochondrial encodes MSLHRIFRAVIMGPPGSGKGTVSARITKTFGLKHISSGDILRANINAKTELGLLMKSCIDQGQLVPDDVISRLILRDLREMEQNSWLLDGFPRTVSQADALDDAYTVDTVINLNVPFQTIKERLTSRWTHLPSGRVYNTDFNPPKVTGLDDVTGEPLVQRDDDTPGTVTRRLKSYETQTEPVLEYYRSKGVLQTFSGTETNKIWPHVEAFLHRKLPTANRNVA; translated from the exons ATGTCTCTTCATAGGATTTTTCGTGCTGTTATTATGGGACCTCCTGGGTCGGGGAAAGGAACAGTATCTGCGCGCATTACCAAAACTTTTGGACTGAAACACATTTCTAGTGGGGACATTTTGAGAGCAAACATCAACGCAAAAACCG aGCTCGGTCTGCTGATGAAGTCCTGTATTGATCAGGGTCAGCTGGTACCCGATGACGTCATTTCCCGTCTCATCCTGCGTGACCTGAGAGAAATGGAACAGAACAGCTGGCTGCTCGATG GTTTCCCTCGTACAGTATCCCAGGCAGACGCTCTCGATGACGCCTACACTGTGGATACAGTCATCAACCTCAATGTACCTTTCCAGACCATCAAAGAAAGACTGACCTCTCGCTGGACTCACCTTCCCAGCGGCAGAGTTTACAACACAGATTTCAACCCACCTAAAGTTACT GGTTTAGATGATGTGACAGGGGAACCTCTGGTCCAGAGGGACGATGACACACCAGGAACGGTCACACGGAGACTAAAGTCCTATGAGACCCAGACAGAGCCAGTCTTAGAGTATTACAG GAGTAAAGGTGTGCTACAGACCTTCTctggcacagaaacaaacaagatctGGCCACACGTTGAGGCTTTCCTTCACCGAAAACTCCCCACTGCCAACAGGAATGTTGCATAG